Proteins encoded in a region of the Dasypus novemcinctus isolate mDasNov1 chromosome 24, mDasNov1.1.hap2, whole genome shotgun sequence genome:
- the TBC1D20 gene encoding TBC1 domain family member 20 isoform X3 gives MALPSAQGDGHASSSWARGAEKAGKNLRQMSKDYQQVLLDVRRSLRRFPPGMPDEQREGLQEELIDIILLILERNPQLHYYQGYHDIVVTFLLVVGEKLAAPLVEKLSTHHLRDFMDPTMDNTKHILNYLMPIIDQVNPELHDFMQSAEVGTIFALSWLITWFGHVLSDFRHVVRLYDFFLACHPLMPIYFAAVIVLYREQEVLDCDCDMASVHHLLSQIPQDLPYETLISRAGDLFVQFPPSELAREAAAQQQAERTAASTFKDFELASAQQRPDMVLRQRFRGLTRPEDRTKDVLTKPRTNRFVKLAVMGLTVALGAAALAVVKSALEWAPKFQLQLFP, from the exons ATGGCCCTCCCGAGTGCGCAGGGTGACGGCCACGCCTCCAGCAGCTGGGCCCGGGGAGCGGAGAAGGCAG GGAAGAACTTACGGCAGATGAGCAAGGACTACCAACAAGTACTGCTGGATGTCAGGCGGTCTTTACGGCGCTTCCCTCCTG GCATGCCAGATGAACAAAGAGAAGGGCTCCAGGAAGAACTGATCGACATCATACTTCTCATCTTGGAGCGCAACCCTCAGCTGCACTACTATCAGGGCTACCATGACATCGTGGTCACATTTCTGCTGGTGGTAGGCGAGAAGCTGGCAGCACCCCTGGTAGAAAAATTGTCTACCCACCACCTCAG GGATTTCATGGATCCAACAATGGACAACACCAAGCATATATTAAACTATCTGATGCCCATCATTGATCAGGTGAATCCAGAACTCCATGACTTCATGCAGAG TGCTGAGGTGGGAACCATCTTTGCCCTCAGCTGGCTCATCACCTGGTTTGGGCATGTCCTGTCTGACTTCCGGCATGTCGTGCGGTTATATGACTTCTTCCTGGCCTGCCACCCACTGATGCCCATTTACTTTGCAGCTGTG ATTGTGTTGTATCGTGAGCAAGAAGTCCTGGACTGTGACTGTGACATGGCCTCTGTCCACCACCTGTTGTCCCAGATCCCTCAGGACCTACCCTATGAGACACTGATCAGTAGAGCAGGGGACCTCTTTGTTCAGTTCCCCCCATCTGAACTTGCTCGGGAGGCAGCTGCCCAACAGCAAGCCGAGAG AACGGCAGCTTCTACCTTCAAAGACTTTGAGCTGGCATCAGCCCAGCAGAGGCCTGATATGGTGCTGCGACAGCGGTTTCGGGGACTAACACGGCCTGAGGATCGAACAAAAGATGTCCTGACCAAACCAAGGACCAACCGCTTTGTGAAACTGGCCGTGATGGGGCTGACGGTGGCACTTGGAGCAGCTGCTCTGGCTGTGGTGAAAAGTGCCCTGGAGTGGGCTCCTAAATTTCAATTGCAGCTGTTTCCCTAA
- the TBC1D20 gene encoding TBC1 domain family member 20 isoform X2, which yields MAISEGGLLTHEIRQKVWPKLLNVNTSDPPPLLGKNLRQMSKDYQQVLLDVRRSLRRFPPGMPDEQREGLQEELIDIILLILERNPQLHYYQGYHDIVVTFLLVVGEKLAAPLVEKLSTHHLRDFMDPTMDNTKHILNYLMPIIDQVNPELHDFMQSAEVGTIFALSWLITWFGHVLSDFRHVVRLYDFFLACHPLMPIYFAAVIVLYREQEVLDCDCDMASVHHLLSQIPQDLPYETLISRAGDLFVQFPPSELAREAAAQQQAERTAASTFKDFELASAQQRPDMVLRQRFRGLTRPEDRTKDVLTKPRTNRFVKLAVMGLTVALGAAALAVVKSALEWAPKFQLQLFP from the exons ATGGCTATCAGTGAAGGAGGGCTCCTGACGCATGAAATCAGGCAAAAAGTGTGGCCCAAGCTCCTCAACGTCAATACCAGTGACCCACCTCCTCTATTAG GGAAGAACTTACGGCAGATGAGCAAGGACTACCAACAAGTACTGCTGGATGTCAGGCGGTCTTTACGGCGCTTCCCTCCTG GCATGCCAGATGAACAAAGAGAAGGGCTCCAGGAAGAACTGATCGACATCATACTTCTCATCTTGGAGCGCAACCCTCAGCTGCACTACTATCAGGGCTACCATGACATCGTGGTCACATTTCTGCTGGTGGTAGGCGAGAAGCTGGCAGCACCCCTGGTAGAAAAATTGTCTACCCACCACCTCAG GGATTTCATGGATCCAACAATGGACAACACCAAGCATATATTAAACTATCTGATGCCCATCATTGATCAGGTGAATCCAGAACTCCATGACTTCATGCAGAG TGCTGAGGTGGGAACCATCTTTGCCCTCAGCTGGCTCATCACCTGGTTTGGGCATGTCCTGTCTGACTTCCGGCATGTCGTGCGGTTATATGACTTCTTCCTGGCCTGCCACCCACTGATGCCCATTTACTTTGCAGCTGTG ATTGTGTTGTATCGTGAGCAAGAAGTCCTGGACTGTGACTGTGACATGGCCTCTGTCCACCACCTGTTGTCCCAGATCCCTCAGGACCTACCCTATGAGACACTGATCAGTAGAGCAGGGGACCTCTTTGTTCAGTTCCCCCCATCTGAACTTGCTCGGGAGGCAGCTGCCCAACAGCAAGCCGAGAG AACGGCAGCTTCTACCTTCAAAGACTTTGAGCTGGCATCAGCCCAGCAGAGGCCTGATATGGTGCTGCGACAGCGGTTTCGGGGACTAACACGGCCTGAGGATCGAACAAAAGATGTCCTGACCAAACCAAGGACCAACCGCTTTGTGAAACTGGCCGTGATGGGGCTGACGGTGGCACTTGGAGCAGCTGCTCTGGCTGTGGTGAAAAGTGCCCTGGAGTGGGCTCCTAAATTTCAATTGCAGCTGTTTCCCTAA
- the TBC1D20 gene encoding TBC1 domain family member 20 isoform X1 — translation MALPSAQGDGHASSSWARGAEKADYNTKRKKKVAEIYQALNSDPADVAALRRMAISEGGLLTHEIRQKVWPKLLNVNTSDPPPLLGKNLRQMSKDYQQVLLDVRRSLRRFPPGMPDEQREGLQEELIDIILLILERNPQLHYYQGYHDIVVTFLLVVGEKLAAPLVEKLSTHHLRDFMDPTMDNTKHILNYLMPIIDQVNPELHDFMQSAEVGTIFALSWLITWFGHVLSDFRHVVRLYDFFLACHPLMPIYFAAVIVLYREQEVLDCDCDMASVHHLLSQIPQDLPYETLISRAGDLFVQFPPSELAREAAAQQQAERTAASTFKDFELASAQQRPDMVLRQRFRGLTRPEDRTKDVLTKPRTNRFVKLAVMGLTVALGAAALAVVKSALEWAPKFQLQLFP, via the exons ATGGCCCTCCCGAGTGCGCAGGGTGACGGCCACGCCTCCAGCAGCTGGGCCCGGGGAGCGGAGAAGGCAG ACTATAACaccaagaggaaaaagaaagtggcAGAGATATACCAAGCTCTGAACAGTGATCCAGCTGATGTAGCTGCCCTCAGACGCATGGCTATCAGTGAAGGAGGGCTCCTGACGCATGAAATCAGGCAAAAAGTGTGGCCCAAGCTCCTCAACGTCAATACCAGTGACCCACCTCCTCTATTAG GGAAGAACTTACGGCAGATGAGCAAGGACTACCAACAAGTACTGCTGGATGTCAGGCGGTCTTTACGGCGCTTCCCTCCTG GCATGCCAGATGAACAAAGAGAAGGGCTCCAGGAAGAACTGATCGACATCATACTTCTCATCTTGGAGCGCAACCCTCAGCTGCACTACTATCAGGGCTACCATGACATCGTGGTCACATTTCTGCTGGTGGTAGGCGAGAAGCTGGCAGCACCCCTGGTAGAAAAATTGTCTACCCACCACCTCAG GGATTTCATGGATCCAACAATGGACAACACCAAGCATATATTAAACTATCTGATGCCCATCATTGATCAGGTGAATCCAGAACTCCATGACTTCATGCAGAG TGCTGAGGTGGGAACCATCTTTGCCCTCAGCTGGCTCATCACCTGGTTTGGGCATGTCCTGTCTGACTTCCGGCATGTCGTGCGGTTATATGACTTCTTCCTGGCCTGCCACCCACTGATGCCCATTTACTTTGCAGCTGTG ATTGTGTTGTATCGTGAGCAAGAAGTCCTGGACTGTGACTGTGACATGGCCTCTGTCCACCACCTGTTGTCCCAGATCCCTCAGGACCTACCCTATGAGACACTGATCAGTAGAGCAGGGGACCTCTTTGTTCAGTTCCCCCCATCTGAACTTGCTCGGGAGGCAGCTGCCCAACAGCAAGCCGAGAG AACGGCAGCTTCTACCTTCAAAGACTTTGAGCTGGCATCAGCCCAGCAGAGGCCTGATATGGTGCTGCGACAGCGGTTTCGGGGACTAACACGGCCTGAGGATCGAACAAAAGATGTCCTGACCAAACCAAGGACCAACCGCTTTGTGAAACTGGCCGTGATGGGGCTGACGGTGGCACTTGGAGCAGCTGCTCTGGCTGTGGTGAAAAGTGCCCTGGAGTGGGCTCCTAAATTTCAATTGCAGCTGTTTCCCTAA